CCGCAAGTTCGTACGCATGGCGCTGGGTGGCGTGCGCGACGAAGCCGAGATCCGCGGCCACCGCCGCACGTACATCGGCTCCATGCCTGGCAAGATCGTCCAGAACATGTCGAAGGTCGGCGTGCGCAATCCCTTGTTCCTGCTCGATGAAATCGACAAGCTGGGCATGGATTTCCGCGGCGATCCCTCGTCGGCGTTGCTCGAAGTGCTGGATCCGGAACAGAACCACACGTTCCAGGACCACTACATCGAAGTCGACTTCGACCTGTCCGACGTCATGTTCGTGGCCACCAGCAACACGCTGAATATTCCGCCGGCGCTGCTGGACCGCATGGAAGTGATCCGTCTGTCGGGTTACACCGAGGAAGAGAAGATCCACATCGCCCGCGACCATCTGCTGCCCAAGCTGATGAAGAACAACGGCGTGAAGGATAGCGAACTCACGGTCGACGACAGCGCGCTGCGCGACATCGTGCGCTACTACACCCGCGAAGCCGGTGTGCGTGCGCTCGAACGCGAAGTGGGCAAGATCTGCCGCAAGGTCATCAAGCAGTTGCTGACCCAGAGCGACCGCGCCAAGGCTGAAGGCAAGGCCGCCGAGGTCAAGCCGGTCAACGTCACGGGCGACAACCTGAGTGAATTCCTGGGCGTGCGCCGTTATGCCTTCGGCATGGCCGAAAAGGAAAACCAGATCGGTCAGGTGACGGGTCTGGCCTGGACGGAAGTCGGCGGCGACCTGCTGACGATCGAAGTCGCGGACATGCCCGGCAAGGGCGTCATCCAACGCACCGGCTCGCTGGGCGACGTGATGAAGGAGTCGGTCGAGGCGGCCCGCACGGTAGTGCGTTCCCGCGCCCGCCGCCTGGGCTTTGCCGACAGCGTGTTCGAGAAGCACGACATGCACGTGCACGTGCCGGAAGGCGCGACGCCCAAGGACGGTCCGTCCGCGGGTATCGCGATCACCACGGCCATGGTGTCGGCCTTGTCGCGCATCCCGGTGCGCGCCGATGTCGCAATGACCGGCGAGATCACGCTGCGCGGCGAGGTCCTGCCCATCGGCGGCCTGAAGGAAAAGCTGCTGGCAGCTCACCGTGGCGGCATCAAGACGGTCTTGATTCCGGAAGAAAACGTCAAGGATTTGGCGGAGATCCCGGACAACGTCAAGAACCATCTCGAGATCGTGCCGGTGCGCTGGATCGACAAGGTGCTGGAACTGGCGCTGGAGCGCCTGCCGGAGCCCCTGGCCGAGGAAGAAGCGGTCAAGGAACCCCTGGTGGCCAAGCCTGCCGAACCGGGTTCGACCGACCCGGTGCTCAAGCACTGATGGAACCGGGAGCGACGCCGCCAGTAAGCGGCGCCCCTCCTGGATGCGGCTTCCAACAAAAAACCCCCGCCAAGAAATTGGCGGGGGTTTTTTTATGCTGCGCAGGCGCAGGAGCTGTTGGTTCCTAGTGCAGCGCGTGCGTGCGGATCAGGCCCACCGCGATGCCTTCCAGCGCGAAATCCTGGCCAGCTTCGACCACGATGGGTTCGAAATCGGGGTTTTCGGGCAGGAGTTCTATGTGGCCGTTCTGGCGTTGCAGGCGCTTGACGGTGACGTCGTCGCCCAGGCGGGCGACCACGATCTGACCATTGCGGGCTTCCGAGGCTTTCTTTACGGCGAGCAGGTCGCCTTCCAGGATGCCAGCGTCGCGCATGCTCATGCCGCGCACCTTGAGCAGGTAGTCGGGCGTCTGGGCGAACAGGTTGGGATCGACGCCGACTTCGCGTTCCACGTGTTCGGCGGCCAGGATGGGGCTGCCCGCAGCGACGCGGCCGACCAGCGGCAGCAGCAATTGGGCCAGGCCCGGCATGGGCAGCGAGCTTTGCGTGGGGGCAGGGGAGGCGTCCTTCAGGCGGATGCCGCGCGACGCGCCGGCGGTCAGCTCGATGGCGCCCTTGCGGGCAAGCGCCTTGAGGTGATCTTCCGCCGCGTTGGGGGATCGGAAACCCAGGGCCAGGGCAATTTCGGCGCGGGTCGGCGGGAAGCCCGTGCGCGTGACGGTCTGCCTGATGAGATCCAGGATTTGTTGTTGGCGATCAGTGAGTTTGCTGGCCATGGCGATGATCCGGTGCTAGCGGACTGTACATATATACAGCGCCATTCTGGGGGACGCAGCGCAAAAAAGCAAGCTCGGGGCGGACCGTCTCAAAGCCAACGTAATGGCAGGCCGCTCAGAATGTCCCGATTGGACGGGCCCGGCGGAACCGGCGGCGCCCGGACGCTGGAAAGCCATGTGCTTGCGGCTCCATGGCGCGGCCGGGCCTGGACGATGCGGCGTCTGTTACTCCGGCTTGATTCCGGCCGTCTCGATGACGCTGCGCCACTTTTGGGTCTCGGATTCGATATAGCCCTGCAATTCGTCCGGGCGGGTGGCTTTGATCGTGACGGCCTTGTCTTCAAGCTTGCGGATGATGTCGGGTTTGGTCAACGTTTTCAGCAAGGCGGCGCTCAGCACCGACAGCCGGTCGGCAGGAATGCCGGCCGGGCCCATGACGCTGACCCAGGCGTCCACGCTCATGTTCTTCACTCCCAGTTCCTCGGCGGTGGGCACGTCGGGCAGTTCCTTGATGCGCGTGCTGCTGGTGATGGCCAGCGCCCGCACTTTGCCCGACTGCACCAGGCTCAGGGCCGCAGGCAGATTGTCGAACCCGAGGTCGACGTGACCACCCATCAGCGCGGTTAACGCCGGCCCGCTGCCCGAGAAGGGAATGTGCTGCATCTTCGCGTCTGTCAGGATCTTGAAGTACTCGCCGGTCATGTGCGGCGATGTGCCAGCCCCGGGGCTGGAGTACGACAACTGCCGCTGCTTTGCGTCGGCGACCAGCGTGCGCAGGTTCTGGTACTTGGAATCGGCATTGACCAGCACCAGATTGGTGTAGAAGCCAACCTCGCCAATCATGGTGAAATCCTTGATAGGGTCGAAATTCAGCTCCTTGCGCAGCAGCGGGTTGATCACGTTGGTGGCTACGGTACCCAGGAAGATGGTGTAGCCGTCGGGTTTGGCGTGCGCGACCGACGAGGCGCCGATAGTGCCGCCAGCGCCGGCCTTGTTTTCGACGACCACGGCCTGTCCCAGTTCACGCGACAGGCCTTCAGCCAATACCCGCGCGACGATATCTGTCGACCCTCCCGGCGGAAACCCGACCACGAAGCGGATGGGCTGCTCCGGAAAGGCTGCGGCCGCGGGGCCGCCCAGCGTGACGGCGAATGCGCAGCTTGTGGCGGCAATCCAGGTCTTGAAATTCATGATCGATGTTCCTCCTGCCGGGTCGCGTTGCGCAAGTCGTCGATGATTCGCCGCTTGTCGATTTTGCCCAGCGTGTTTTTTGGAAAAGACTGCACGATGTGGATGATTTTGGGTGTCCGCACGGACCCCAACTGCTGCTTGCCGTAGTCGATCAGCGCCTGGACGCTGACCGAGCCCGGCCGAATCGGCACGACCGCCATTTCGACGCGTTCGCCCCAGTCGTCGTCGGCATTGCCGAACACCACGCATTCGGCGATACCGGGGTGTTGCGCATAGGCGTTTTCGACGTCAGAGGGATACACATTGAAGCCGCCGCTGATGATGATGTCCTTGCTGCGGCCCTTGATGAACAGGAACCCGCGTTCATCGATGACACCGATGTCTCCGGTGTGGAACCAGCCATCTTTCAGGACGGCCGCGGTCTGTTCGGGCATGTTCAGGTAGCCCGACATCAGCAAGTCGCCGCTGGCGATAATTTCGCCCAGGGTGTTTGGGATTGTGGTCGGGTGGCCGTCGGCGCCAACGACCGCCACCCGCGTCAGGGGGCCGATGCGGCCTGCGCTGCCGAGGTTTTCCGGCAGGGAGCCGGTCGCGCCGTTCATGCCGGCGATGATGACCGGCGCTTCCGTCAGGCCGTAGGTGACGCCCAGCACGGGGCCAAACTCCGCAATCGCCTGCGATTGCAGCGGGGCTGGGCATGGCGCACCGCCATACAGCAGGTTGCGCAGCGCCGGCAGATGGCGCGCAGCGGCGCACTGTGCCTGCACCAGCCGTTGGAGCAGCGTGGGGGGCAGCCAGGTGGACGTCACTCCATGGGTTTCCATCAAGGCGTGCAATTGTTCGGCTGTGGCCTTGCCAGCGATCACCAGGCAGCCCCCGGCATGCAATACCGGCAGCACGAAAGTGCCTGCGCCATGCGTCATCGGTGGAGCCAGCAGGAAGCGTTCCTCGCTGTCGAAACCATATGTCATGGCCAGTGATGCCACCATGGTGTTGATGCAGCGTAGCGACTGCAATACGGCTTTGGGCGCGCCCGACGATCCGCCGGTGAACTTGATGGCGGTCGTTTCGCTCAGATCCGGGTTGGAGCGCGATGGTGACCGGCCCGCGTGTTCACGCACCAGCGTATCGACATGGAGCTGACGGCCCGCGTCGTTGCAGATGCGCAGACCGTGGTAGGAAGCCAGCAGCGCCTCGTATGCCGCGTCGTGCAATACGATGTCGGGCGCGGCCGTCGCCAACTGGCGGGCGATGTCCTGTTCGACCACGGTCGGCGTCAGCGGTACCAGCACGCCGGCGCAGGCGTAGGTGGCCAATATGCCCAGCAGCATCGCGTGCGAATTGCCGGCCAGCGTCGCGATCACTGGACGCGGTTTGCCCGACAGGCGTTGTAGCGCCGCAGCCAGCGCCAGCGTCTGGCCGCGCAGCGCTTCGTAGGTATGGGTGCGGCCGCTAGCCGCATCGATCGCTGCGATGCGGTCCGGGTACCGCATGGCTGCATGCAGGAAGAAATCGACAGGCTGCATGCTAGAGCCTGTTGCTGAGCACCGTGACTACGGCCGCGGCATCTTCGTAGTGCAAGAAGCCGCCGCCGTTTTCGGCCACTGCGGTACGGGCGCCCTGTACCTGGCGCGCGCCGGCCTCATGGCGCAGTTGCGTAACGAGCTCATGGATTTGCACCAATCCCGTCGCGGCGATCGGGTGTCCTTTGGACACCAGGCCGCCCGATACGTTGACGGGTGTGGGACCGCCCAGGCTGGTCGCTCCGCTTTCGGTGTATGGCCCGCCTTGGCCGCGGGCGCAAAGGCCCAGATTCTCGATCTGCAGCAGTTCCGCGAAGCTGGATGCGTCATGCACTTCAGCCAGGTCGATGTCCTGCGGCGTGATCCCGGCCATGGCATAGGCGCGCTTGGCAGCCAGGTGCACGCAATGCCTGTCCATATCGGCGATGTCGCGGATCACCGTGCTGGCCGCGCCGATGCCCGCGACCCTGACGGCCCGTTGCCTGCGCGCGTCTGACAGGGCGCGGCCGCTGGACAACACGATGGCGGCGGCACCGTCGGAAATGGGTGCGCACATGGCGCGCGTCAGTGGCCAGGCGATCTCGGGGGTCGCAAGCACTTCGTCGGTCGACATATCGTTCTGGTATTGGGCCAGCGGGTTCGTGGTCGAGTGCGCGTGGTTCTTGGCTGCCGCACTGGCGATCTGCCGCTGCGTGGTGCCATACGTGCGCATATGCTGGCGCGCCATGGCCGCATAAATGTCCATGAAAAAGCTCTGCGTATTCCAGGCGCCGGGAGAGTTCAGCCGCTGGCGGATGCCGGGGTCGGTCTCCTGCTGGCAGAAGAAATCCCATGTCTGACGCAACAAATGTATGTCGGTGCCGCCGAAGAACGCGTTCATCATCTCGGCCTTCTTGTCCGGATAGAACATCTTTTCCGCGCCTACCACCAAGACCGTGTCGAACATGCCCGATTCGACCGCCATGCAGGCGTTGAACAAGCCGGAACTGCTGCTGGCGCAGGCGTTTTCGATATTGAAGACGGGGATGCCGCTCACCCCCATCGCGTTCAGCGCGCATTGGCCACGGATCGAATTCTGCTTTTCCATTTGGCCTTGGCGCACGTTGGAAAACCACGCCGCCTGCATGTCTTCCAGTCCGTGGCCGCTGTCGGCCAGGGCAGTGTTGACGGCTTGTTCGGTTAATTGCTTGACCGAGAGATCCGGGTGGCGGCCAAGCGGAGTATGGGCGATGCCGGTGATATAGACGTTCATATTGGGCCTAGGCAGCTGATCGATGAGTGGCTCTATTCTGCGTGGCTGGCCGTTCCGCATTAACCCCTGCTTACCCGTTGAAAACAGGATAAAGTTCCGGCATGTGAAACTTTTTTTACCTGGTGTGGATCCGGATGACATGACGCAATCCTCCAGCATCCAGAAAGCGCTGCGAGTGCTGAAAACCGTGCAGCGCCATCACGAGGAAGGTCTGCGGCTCATCGACGTGTGTCGGGAGCAGGGCTTGGAAAAACCGACGGCGCTGCGCCTGTTGCGCGAACTGATGGCGCAGGGACTGGTGGCCCGTAACGCGCGCAGCAAGAAGTACTACCTTGGCGACTATTGCCGGAAACTCGGGGAGTCACTGGCTGCGCAATCGTCGCTGTCCGTACGCTATGGACCTTTGCTGAGGCGCATCTCCGACCGCACCGAAGACGCCAGTTTCCTGGTGATCCTGCAAGACCTGGACACCCTGTGCATTGCTCGGGAAGTGGGTGCGTATCCGATCCAGGCCCTGGCCATCCCGGTCGGCAACCGGCAGCCCATCGGCGTGGGTGCGGGTGGGCTGGCCATGCTGGCGAGCTTCGACGAAGACCTTACGGAGCATTACCTCAACGTCAACAGGGCCCGCTTTCTCAAGTACAAGTCGCTTACGCTGGAGCAGCTGCGCATGCGCATTGCCCGCGCGCGTAAGCGCGGCTATGCCGTGATAGGCAGCCACGCGGTCAGCAAGGTTACGGGCGTGGGCGTCACGCTGATGAACAAGGAAGGCGATGTGCTGGGCGGCATCAGTGTCGCGGCACTGGACAATCGCATGACGCAAAAGCGCCAGGAGGCTGTTGCCCAGATGATCCGCGAAGAGATGAACCGGTTCCTGGACAAGTAAAGCTGCCGCGCGCAACGGGCAGCGCAAAAGAAAACGGGACCCGAAGGTCCCGTTCCTGGCTGCAGGCCCGCATGGGCCTGTGCGCGGTAAACGGCTTTACAGCACGGCCGCGATGCCCTTGGCGACTTTGTCGATGTTGCCGCTGTTCAGCGCGGCGACGCAGATGCGGCCGCTGGAAACGGCATACACGCCATGCTCTTCGCGCAGGCGGTCCACTTGCGCGGCGGTCAGGCCCGAGTACGAGAACATGCCGCGCTGCTTCAGCACGAAGCTGAAGTCCTGCTTGCCGCCGTGTTCCTTGATCTTGTCGACCAGTTGCTTGCGCATCAGGCGGATGCGGTCGCGCATGCCGGCGAGTTCCTCTTCCCACATGGCGAAGAGTTCAGGCGTGTTCAGGACCGTCGACACCACCGTGCCGCCGTGGGTGGGCGGGTTGGAGTAGTTGGTGCGGATCACGCGCTTGAGCTGGCTCAGCACGCGGGTGGCTTCGTCCTTGCTGCCGGCGACGACCGTCAGCGCGCCGACTCGCTCGCCGTACAGCGAGAACGACTTCGAGAACGAGGAGCTGATGAACATGGTCAGGTCCAGGTCGGCGAACATGCGCACGACCGAGGCGTCCTCGGTCAGGCCGTCGCCGAAGCCCTGGTAGGCGATGTCCAGGAACGGGACCAGATGGTTTTCCTTGACGACGGCGGCGATCTGCTTCCACTGGTCGGCGGTGGGGTCCACGCCGGTGGGGTTGTGGCAGCAGGCATGCAGCACGACGACGGTCTTGGCCGGCGCGGCCTTCAGGTCGGCCAGCATGGCGTCGAAGTTCAGGCCGCGGGTAGCGGCGTCGTAGTACGAATAGGTGCCGACTTCGAAACCGGCGCGCTCGAACAGGGCGCGGTGGTTTTCCCAGCTGGGATCGCTGATCAGGACCTTGGAGGTCGGCAGCAGTTGGCGCAGGAAGTCGGCGCCGATCTTCAGCGCGCCGGTGCCGCCCAGGGCCTGGGTGGTCAGCACGCGGCCGGCGGCGGCCAGTGCGGAATCCTTGCCCAGCAGCAGGGCTTGCGCGCCGTTGTTGTAACCGGCGATGCCTTCGATGGGCAGGTAGCCGCGGGCGGCGGCGGCTTCGATGCGGGCGGCTTCGGCCTTGCGAACCGCGCCCAGCAGGGGGATGCGACCCTGATCGTCGTAGTACACGCCCACGCCCAGATTGACTTTACCGGGACGCGTATCAGCGTTGAATTGTTCGTTCAGGCCAAGAATGGGGTCGCGCGGGGCGAGTTCGACGGAATCGAAAAGGGTGCTCATGGGAGTCTGATGAGGTGGGTGGACGCAGTACGGGCTGCTGTGGATAATGAGGGGTTTACCCTGGAAGAGTCTAGCATGCCTAAGAGCGCAATAGACCCGATTACGGCGGGGGCCGCAGCGAACCTGGCGGCCGATCCCGCGGCGGCATTGGCCGTGGCGGATCCGTCCGCGCCAGGCCCCGGATTCATCGATTTCCCGGGCAGCCCGTTTCACCTGTACCAACCCTATCCGCCGGCGGGCGATCAGCCCACCGCCATCGAGGGGTTGACCCAGGGGGTCGAAGACGGCCTGATGTTTCAGACGCTATTGGGCGTGACGGGCTCCGGCAAGACCTACACCATGGCCAACGTCATCGCCCGCATGGGGCGCCCGGCGCTGGTTCTGGCCCCCAATAAGACGCTGGCCGCCCAGCTGTACGCCGAAATGCGGGAGTTCTTCCCGAAGAACGCCGTCGAGTACTTCGTTTCGTACTACGACTACTACCAGCCCGAAGCGTACGTGCCGACGCGCGACCTGTTCATTGAAAAGGATTCGTCCATCAATGAGCACATCGAACAGATGCGGCTGTCGGCGACCAAGAGCCTGCTGGAGCGCCGCGACACCATCATCGTGGGCACCGTGTCGTGCATCTACGGTATCGGCAACCCGGGCGACTACCACGCCATGGTGCTGATCCTGCGCGCCGGCGACCAGATCTCGCGCCGCGAGATCCTGGCCCGCCTGGTCGCCATGCAGTACACCCGCAACGACGCCGAGTTCACCCGCGGCGTCTTCCGGGTGCGTGGCGAGACCATCGACATCTTCCCGGCGGAAAGCCCGGAACTGGCGCTGCGCCTGACGCTGTTCGACGACGAGATCGAAAGCCTGGAGCTGTTCGATCCGCTGACCGGCCGCATCCGCCAGAAGCTGCCGCGCTTTACCGTCTATCCCGGTTCGCACTACGTCACGCCGCGCGACACCGTGCTGCGCGCCATTGAAACCATCAAGGAAGAGCTGCGCGAACGGGTCAAGCGCTTCGTCGACGACGGCCATCTGGTCGAGGCGCAGCGGCTGGAGCAGCGCACCCGTTTCGACCTGGAAATGCTGCAGGAGCTGGGCTTCTGCAAAGGCATCGAAAACTACTCTCGCCACCTGTCCGGCGCGGCGCCAGGCGAACCGCCGCCCACCCTCATCGACTACCTGCCGTCCGATGCGCTCATGTTCATTGACGAAAGCCACGTCACCATCGGCCAGTTGGGCGGCATGTACCGGGGCGACCGCGCGCGCAAGGAAACGCTGGTGCAGTACGGCTTTCGCCTGCCGTCGGCGCTGGACAACCGGCCGCTGAAACTCGAGGAATTCGAGGCTCGGATGCGCCAGTGCGTGTTCGTGTCGGCCACGCCGGCCGCCTACGAGAAAGAGCACACCGACAACGTCGTGGAACAAGTGGTGCGGCCTACCGGGCTGGTCGATCCGCTGGTCGAGGTCCTGCCGGCCCGGACCCAGGTCGATGACCTCCTCGGGCAGATCAAGGCGCGCGTGGCGCAAGCGGAGCGCGTGCTGGTCACCACGCTGACCAAGCGCATGGCGGAGGACTTGACGGACTTCCTGAGCGAGCACGGCGTCCGAGTGCGCTATCTGCATTCGGATATCGACACCGTCGAGCGCGTGGAAATCATCCGCGACCTGCGCCTGGGCACCTTTGACGTGCTGGTGGGGATCAACCTGCTGCGCGAAGGGCTGGATATTCCCGAAGTGTCGCTGGTCGCGATCCTGGATGCCGACAAGGAAGGCTTCCTGCGTTCGGAACGCAGCCTGATCCAGACCATCGGGCGTGCGGCGCGCAACCTCAACGGCCACGCCATCCTTTATGCGGACCGCATCACCGATTCGATGCAGCGCGCCATGGAGGAAACCGAAAGGCGGCGCGCCAAGCAGCTGAAGTTCAACGCCGACCACGGCATTACCGCCCGGGGCGTGCAGAAGGCCGTGCGCGAACTGATTGATGGCGTGGTCGCGCCGACGCAGCACGACGCGCTCGAGGCCGCAGTTCCGGCCGAGTTCCTGAAGGACGAAAAGGCCCTGGCCCGCGAGATCAAGCGCCTCGAAAAGCTGATGATGGATCATGCCCGGAACCTCGAGTTCGAACAGGCGGCTGCGGCGCGCGACGCGCTGACCGCGCTGAAGCAGCGCGTGCTGCTGGACGGGGCGGTGTAGCAGCGGATTACGTGTCTAAATGTTTCTTTTCGCTGACTGGCGGCTGAATATTGCCAAAACCTGTTGCGTTGCAATCAGGCTGCCACGATTCGCCCGGATATCTGCATTCAGTGTTCATGAGAGAGATCAGAATTTCTTCATAAGTTATTGATTTTATTGAAAAAATATTGATACTGTATTTGCCGGGCCAGAATCCCGCAGACGCAAAAAAAGCTTGCCTTATCTCGGGTTTTCCCGCACACTTACTCCCATGATGACCAAGGTACTTTTCGTTTGCATGGGCAATATCTGTCGCTCGCCGAGCGCAGAGGGCGTGTTTCGCCATTTGGTGAACGACGCGGGTTTGGGCGATGTGGTTCGCATCGACTCCGCGGGCACGCACGCGTTTCACATCGGCGAGGCGCCTGATGCCCGGGCGCAGGCCGCAGCGCGCAAGCGCGGCTACGAGATCACGCACTGCGAAGCGCGTCAGGTCACCGCGGAAGATTTCCGCGATTTCGACTTGATCCTCGCCATGGATTGGGACAATCTGTCCGCCATGCAGCAGCAGTGCCCCAAGGCCTACCAGCACAAGCTGATGCTGCTGATGCGCTTTGCCAATGAGTTCGAAGAGGCCACCGTGCCCGATCCGTACTATGGCGGCGCCGATGGTTTCGGCAAGGTCCTGGACTACCTGGAAGACGCCTGTCAGGGTGTACTTGAGCTGGTGCGCAAGCGCGCGACCCAGTACCAGGCGGCGTGATCCGCTTGTTCCGCAGGGCTGCCCGCCGGGCGGTTCTCGGAGGTGCTTGGCAGTGAAAAACCGCGCGAATGCGCGGTTTTTTCTAGCCGGGAGCCATACCAAATTAGTCGGGAATAGGCTATACTTGAGGCAATTACTCGGGTATTGACCGCTGGATTCGCCTGCGGCCATTGCCGAATCACTGGGAACCTACCATGCGGCTAACTACCAAGGGGCGTTTCGCCGTGACTGCCATGATCGATCTGGCTATGCGGCAGCATAGCGGTCCGGTCACTCTTGCGGCCATCAGCCAGCGTCAGAACATCTCGCTGTCCTACCTGGAACAGCTGTTCGGGAAACTGCGTCGCCACGAACTCGTGGACAGCGTGCGCGGCCCTGGGGGCGGCTACTCGCTCGCGCGCCTCGCCCGCAACGTTACCGTTGCCGACATCATTTTCGCCGTCGATGAACCCCTGGACGCCACCAGCTGCGGCGGCAAGCGGGACTGTACGAGCGGCAACGACGGCAAGCCGGGCAAGTGCATGACGCACGAACTCTGGGCTACGTTGAATCGCAAGATGGTGGATTACCTGGATTCGGTGTCCCTGCAGGATCTCGTCGATCAGCAGCGCGTGCGCCAACTGCAGGAAGCCAACAATCAAGCGCAGGCTTGCGCGGTGCGCGTGAACCGGGTGGGGGGCGCCAACAACGCCGCCAACGCCCCGGCCGCGACCGTCGCCGCCAATGCCACCGTATAAGCAGTATCAGGAGTTGTAGAAATGACCACCCGCCCGATCTATCTGGATTATTCCGCCACGACGCCCGTCGACCC
The sequence above is drawn from the Achromobacter xylosoxidans genome and encodes:
- the lon gene encoding endopeptidase La: MSASQTLPSDPIDLPLLPLRDVVVFPHMVIPLFVGRPRSIRALEVAMEAGKSIMLVAQKSAGKDDPTPEDVYEIGCVAGILQMLKLPDGTVKVLVEGTQRARINSIEDADSHFTCQVSPIEPDAMQGSETEALRRAIVAQFEQYVKLNKKIPPEILTSLAGIDDAGRLADTIAAHLPLKLEQKQKMLEIVGTSERLEGLLTQLETEIDILQVEKRIRGRVKKQMEKSQRDYYLNEQVKAIQKELGEGEEGADIEELEKKIIAAHMPKEARKKADAELKKLKLMSPMSAEATVVRNYIDTLINLPWRKKSKINNSISNAETVLDNDHYGLEKVKERILEYLAVQQRVDKVKAPILCLVGPPGVGKTSLGQSIAKATNRKFVRMALGGVRDEAEIRGHRRTYIGSMPGKIVQNMSKVGVRNPLFLLDEIDKLGMDFRGDPSSALLEVLDPEQNHTFQDHYIEVDFDLSDVMFVATSNTLNIPPALLDRMEVIRLSGYTEEEKIHIARDHLLPKLMKNNGVKDSELTVDDSALRDIVRYYTREAGVRALEREVGKICRKVIKQLLTQSDRAKAEGKAAEVKPVNVTGDNLSEFLGVRRYAFGMAEKENQIGQVTGLAWTEVGGDLLTIEVADMPGKGVIQRTGSLGDVMKESVEAARTVVRSRARRLGFADSVFEKHDMHVHVPEGATPKDGPSAGIAITTAMVSALSRIPVRADVAMTGEITLRGEVLPIGGLKEKLLAAHRGGIKTVLIPEENVKDLAEIPDNVKNHLEIVPVRWIDKVLELALERLPEPLAEEEAVKEPLVAKPAEPGSTDPVLKH
- the lexA gene encoding transcriptional repressor LexA, whose translation is MASKLTDRQQQILDLIRQTVTRTGFPPTRAEIALALGFRSPNAAEDHLKALARKGAIELTAGASRGIRLKDASPAPTQSSLPMPGLAQLLLPLVGRVAAGSPILAAEHVEREVGVDPNLFAQTPDYLLKVRGMSMRDAGILEGDLLAVKKASEARNGQIVVARLGDDVTVKRLQRQNGHIELLPENPDFEPIVVEAGQDFALEGIAVGLIRTHALH
- a CDS encoding Bug family tripartite tricarboxylate transporter substrate binding protein, whose product is MNFKTWIAATSCAFAVTLGGPAAAAFPEQPIRFVVGFPPGGSTDIVARVLAEGLSRELGQAVVVENKAGAGGTIGASSVAHAKPDGYTIFLGTVATNVINPLLRKELNFDPIKDFTMIGEVGFYTNLVLVNADSKYQNLRTLVADAKQRQLSYSSPGAGTSPHMTGEYFKILTDAKMQHIPFSGSGPALTALMGGHVDLGFDNLPAALSLVQSGKVRALAITSSTRIKELPDVPTAEELGVKNMSVDAWVSVMGPAGIPADRLSVLSAALLKTLTKPDIIRKLEDKAVTIKATRPDELQGYIESETQKWRSVIETAGIKPE
- a CDS encoding class I adenylate-forming enzyme family protein, which translates into the protein MQPVDFFLHAAMRYPDRIAAIDAASGRTHTYEALRGQTLALAAALQRLSGKPRPVIATLAGNSHAMLLGILATYACAGVLVPLTPTVVEQDIARQLATAAPDIVLHDAAYEALLASYHGLRICNDAGRQLHVDTLVREHAGRSPSRSNPDLSETTAIKFTGGSSGAPKAVLQSLRCINTMVASLAMTYGFDSEERFLLAPPMTHGAGTFVLPVLHAGGCLVIAGKATAEQLHALMETHGVTSTWLPPTLLQRLVQAQCAAARHLPALRNLLYGGAPCPAPLQSQAIAEFGPVLGVTYGLTEAPVIIAGMNGATGSLPENLGSAGRIGPLTRVAVVGADGHPTTIPNTLGEIIASGDLLMSGYLNMPEQTAAVLKDGWFHTGDIGVIDERGFLFIKGRSKDIIISGGFNVYPSDVENAYAQHPGIAECVVFGNADDDWGERVEMAVVPIRPGSVSVQALIDYGKQQLGSVRTPKIIHIVQSFPKNTLGKIDKRRIIDDLRNATRQEEHRS
- a CDS encoding thiolase family protein, yielding MSSGSTPGKKSFTCRNFILFSTGKQGLMRNGQPRRIEPLIDQLPRPNMNVYITGIAHTPLGRHPDLSVKQLTEQAVNTALADSGHGLEDMQAAWFSNVRQGQMEKQNSIRGQCALNAMGVSGIPVFNIENACASSSSGLFNACMAVESGMFDTVLVVGAEKMFYPDKKAEMMNAFFGGTDIHLLRQTWDFFCQQETDPGIRQRLNSPGAWNTQSFFMDIYAAMARQHMRTYGTTQRQIASAAAKNHAHSTTNPLAQYQNDMSTDEVLATPEIAWPLTRAMCAPISDGAAAIVLSSGRALSDARRQRAVRVAGIGAASTVIRDIADMDRHCVHLAAKRAYAMAGITPQDIDLAEVHDASSFAELLQIENLGLCARGQGGPYTESGATSLGGPTPVNVSGGLVSKGHPIAATGLVQIHELVTQLRHEAGARQVQGARTAVAENGGGFLHYEDAAAVVTVLSNRL
- a CDS encoding IclR family transcriptional regulator, with translation MTQSSSIQKALRVLKTVQRHHEEGLRLIDVCREQGLEKPTALRLLRELMAQGLVARNARSKKYYLGDYCRKLGESLAAQSSLSVRYGPLLRRISDRTEDASFLVILQDLDTLCIAREVGAYPIQALAIPVGNRQPIGVGAGGLAMLASFDEDLTEHYLNVNRARFLKYKSLTLEQLRMRIARARKRGYAVIGSHAVSKVTGVGVTLMNKEGDVLGGISVAALDNRMTQKRQEAVAQMIREEMNRFLDK
- a CDS encoding amino acid aminotransferase; protein product: MSTLFDSVELAPRDPILGLNEQFNADTRPGKVNLGVGVYYDDQGRIPLLGAVRKAEAARIEAAAARGYLPIEGIAGYNNGAQALLLGKDSALAAAGRVLTTQALGGTGALKIGADFLRQLLPTSKVLISDPSWENHRALFERAGFEVGTYSYYDAATRGLNFDAMLADLKAAPAKTVVVLHACCHNPTGVDPTADQWKQIAAVVKENHLVPFLDIAYQGFGDGLTEDASVVRMFADLDLTMFISSSFSKSFSLYGERVGALTVVAGSKDEATRVLSQLKRVIRTNYSNPPTHGGTVVSTVLNTPELFAMWEEELAGMRDRIRLMRKQLVDKIKEHGGKQDFSFVLKQRGMFSYSGLTAAQVDRLREEHGVYAVSSGRICVAALNSGNIDKVAKGIAAVL